CTCGTCCGTCTAGAGCAGGGGTGTCAAACTCATTTATCCCAAGGGGCCAGATTTCACCTTCACATTCAATGTGCGGGCCAGATAATCACGTATGaccataataatattaataataataataataataataataataataataataataataataataataataataacaataataataataataataataataggtaattatataataataataataataataataataataataataataataataataataataataataggtaatattataataataataataataataataataataataataatatattctaCCTTCACTCGCGTTTGCACACACGTAACCAAAAGATAAaccagtaaagaaaaggaagcatcaTTTACCTTAATTCCTGGTCGTGCTGCTCCCAGAAACTTGGCACCTCTTGGTCTGTACAAGTTCGTCTATGTTTGGCGCCAGAGACTGAGCAATGGCTACTTTCAGTGTTGAGTTGAGGTGTTCATTAGTGAGCCGAGACCTGAGTCCAGACTTGTTCAAGTTCATCAGTGAGAAGAGTTGCTCACAGACATAGGTACTGCCGAACATTGACATAATCTTTGATGCCAAACATTTGATTCGAGGATATCTTGGCCCAACATATTGATAGAATGTACCAATATCAACACTTGAGAACTTTTCCTTCAACGCAGAATCGCACTGAAGATCAATTAGTTCTAACTGAATATCCTCTGGTGTCTCATCAGGATTTGCAGCGAAAGGATTTCGAAAGATCGAGAAATCACTCTCAAGGTTCTTTAAGTCTGCAAATCTTTCTCCAAATTCGTTCAGTAACTTGGAAATCATGTTGCAGTACTTTTCTCTGCTGATAATTCCACGAAACTCAGGTATGCTTTGCAATGATTTCAGTGTAGGAAAGTGTGCAGCATTATTCGCTGCTAGTTGACGTTCAAAAAGTTTGAGCTTCACCTCAAAAGCACGAATGGACTCATGCATGTCTGTCACCAATTTATTGCGACCTTGCAGTCTTGTATTGAGCAAATTCAAGTGTTCTGTCATATCTACCATGAAGGCTAAATCTTGAAGCCAATCATAGTCTTTCAGTTCCTggacatttcttcctttgttatgcAAGAAACTCTGTATTTCACTTCTTAATTCATAATAGCGCTTCAGCACAATTCCCCGGCTTAACCAACGAACATCAGTGTGATAAGGCAGACCGTGAGAGTGAGTTTCCTCCAATAGGCAGTTGAACTGTCTGTGGTTCAGACCTCGCGCTCGTATAAAGTTTACTGCCTTGACAACAACATCCATAACGTGATCcatctttaatattttactgCAAAGCACTTCCCTGTGAATTATGCAATGAACACTGTGAATTTGATGGTCTGAATTCAGGGTGAGtagtttttcctttaactttgctgtcaCGCCAGCCTTTCTACCAACCATTTGAGATGCTCCATCTGTTGTCAGACTCACAGTTTTCTTCCAGTCAACACCTATCCTATCAAGTGCACCAGTCAAACTCACAAATATATCATcccctgttgttgttcctttcattGGTACTAATTCCACAAATTCTTCAGTTACCTGCATATTTTCATCAACACCACGTATGAACACTGCTAGTTGAGCTATGTCAGTAATGTCTGTACTTTCATCGATTGCTACAGAAAATGCTACAAATTTAGCAACTTTTTCTTTGAGCTGACTATTAAGATTTTCTGACagttcatttactctttctgcAACTGTATTTCTTGAAAGGCTTATGTTTGCAAATGATCTACGTTTTTCAGGGCAAATATCTTCTGCGGCCATCATCAtgcatttctttataaagtcccCTTCTGAAAATGGTTTCGATGACACAGCTATTTCCCGTGCAATCCTATAACTTGCCCGTACTGCAGTGTCACTGGCTTCATGAACACGCTGATACACTGACTGCTGCCTTTTGAGAGACTGTTCTAgcgtctttactttttcttcacgAAGTTTTCCACTATACACATCATACTTTGAAGCATGAGTGCTTGTGTAATGTCGCCGAATGTTATATTCTTTTGACACCGCTATAATTTGGTTGCAAATCAAACAAGTTGGTTTTCCATTCATTTCAGCAAAAAAGTAAgatattttccacttttcctgcatcACACGATGTTCTTCAGTAACTGTTCGCTTCTTGGAAATCATGATGAGATGATATGCAGTAAGAGTCACACCAAAATCTGACGCTGTGACGCTCTCGAAGGACAAAGCAGGACTGAAGTCAAAGGCCGATTCTCGGTGAGACGGAGGAATGACGAGTTATGGTCACGTCTAATACATGTATATTACGGAGCAGGGCCCGTACGACTACGTGTATTCTCGTCACCTATAGTCACTGGCTTTGGAACGCAGTCGACGAGACGAAATGGTCACATGATCtacgtaaaaatatatgagaataaTTCATTCACTACAAAACACGATAGAAAACTTGAAGCAGATGGTAAAGTTCCTGCTGGTGACATTGTGTTTGCAATCACTtactttaattaagaaaaatacttttaacaataacacacacacacacacacacagagagagagagagagagagagagagagagagagagagagagagagagagagagagagaatgttggcgggtggcggcgagccggacacacacacacacacacacacacacacacacacacacacacacacttgacgagGTTGGGAGTTACTATACCACAGAGGAACATCACCgcccaaaaaatataatagtatctttatatctttatataatGACTTTAAAATGCAAAGGGCTGGCTGGCTTAATCATTCCTGTAAAAAGACCAACTGTAAGACTGAAATATGAGACGTGCCGCGGGCCGCACATAGTAGTGTGGCGGGCCGCATGCGGCCCGCGGGCCGCGTGTTTGACACCCCTGGTCTAGAGGAGAGAAACGcccgttttcactctctttcgTCCCCGACCGCTCACCACAGAAAACGATTCGCAGCTTTACTCGGGGTAACTATACTAGCTTTGTCTTCATTTACTCAATCATCTTTCAGCACATAATCGCGTATTTTCATGAAGTTATAGAGCAGTTTTATCAAGGGGTCTTTAAATAGATGAATGTAGGGAGCTTCACTGAGGTGAATATTAATCACAGACacttttattatgagatttATGAGCCTTAAACAGTTTCGTAAATTCGTAAAGTCaaacccagcacacacacacacacacacacacacacacacacacacacacacacacacacacacacacacacacacacacacacacacacacacacacacaccttcctgttaAACCTAAGTAAACactgacaagagaagagaaaatacaccaaaacacaaggattgaataaaacaaagtacacaagcagagaatagaaaaatgagTGTAAAGTGACCACGATACATTGAGAGATGATGAGTGGAGAAGTGGTTTCCCTGTACACGAAGTCTAGcggtcacacactcacacacacacacacacacacacacacacacacacgagaggtgCACTTGCGTATGAGAACATTCCTTTCACTAATGCAAGGAGACAACAAGTGCATAACTGTCGCAGACACAGAGGAACACACCACGCGGCTTCACTGGGATATGGATATTTGCAAGCGTCTTGGTGTCTCTCCTCGACCGCCTGTAGCAGCCTCTAGTACAAGTTGTGAGGGTTTTCAAGTTTTTAGGGGAGGTTCAAcaaatattttgtttcattattcgaAAAAATACTCTTCAGATAGAAAAgtaatttctttgtcttttgaaaacagtccttatgacaTGACAAGGCGTTACAGATCAACTCTGTGAAACTCTGTGAAACTCGTGACAGTGTGGACGGTGCAGGAAGTCTCACACCTGCCATTCCTCTTACTGATGGGCAGCAGGGGGCGTTAGACAAGAAGTGATATTAATTGCTTCATTCTAAACGCCACAACAACGGGATAAAACGGCGCCACGCGGCAAAACTACggggaaacaaaaatactaaagaTACGATGAAAtatgatcgaaaaaaaaagcacgaaagCAGTTTCATGGTAAAACACAAGACACCACTCTAAAGAAGGCAAGGcaaaggaaggggtgagagaggacaGCTCccaggagaaaatgaaggttgAACAACGCAAAGCACGAAGTGAAGGGGATAGTGATGGACAGGAAACAAGCAACCAGTGAGTCAAGGCCGCAGGATGGACTATGGGATGAGGAGAAGGGTTGGTGGACGAGTCAGTGGATGTAGTGT
This genomic window from Scylla paramamosain isolate STU-SP2022 chromosome 33, ASM3559412v1, whole genome shotgun sequence contains:
- the LOC135089420 gene encoding general transcription factor II-I repeat domain-containing protein 2A-like codes for the protein MDHVMDVVVKAVNFIRARGLNHRQFNCLLEETHSHGLPYHTDVRWLSRGIVLKRYYELRSEIQSFLHNKGRNVQELKDYDWLQDLAFMVDMTEHLNLLNTRLQGRNKLVTDMHESIRAFEVKLKLFERQLAANNAAHFPTLKSLQSIPEFRGIISREKYCNMISKLLNEFGERFADLKNLESDFSIFRNPFAANPDETPEDIQLELIDLQCDSALKEKFSSVDIGTFYQYVGPRYPRIKCLASKIMSMFGSTYVCEQLFSLMNLNKSGLRSRLTNEHLNSTLKVAIAQSLAPNIDELVQTKRCQVSGSSTTRN